Proteins found in one Aminivibrio sp. genomic segment:
- a CDS encoding YbjN domain-containing protein translates to MHKFPVLRDGVNEPLLEDVRKKVDGYLAELFDKDDLMKVDGLVSISFGSATIQVTVNPWHSENVLVKVFSYLADNVDPDRVSSEFMRLNSDLPLGAFSLTFDNTVMLSCSLPGASLDKNELLGALQTVTAYADQYDDILKEMYR, encoded by the coding sequence AGCCTCTGCTCGAGGACGTGCGGAAAAAAGTGGACGGCTACCTGGCGGAGCTTTTCGACAAGGATGATCTTATGAAGGTGGACGGACTTGTTTCCATTTCCTTCGGGAGCGCCACGATCCAGGTGACCGTCAATCCCTGGCATTCAGAGAACGTCCTGGTCAAGGTCTTTTCCTATCTCGCGGACAACGTGGACCCGGACAGGGTCTCCTCGGAATTCATGAGACTGAACTCGGATCTCCCCCTCGGTGCCTTCTCCCTGACCTTCGACAACACGGTCATGCTCTCCTGTTCCCTGCCTGGGGCGAGCCTCGACAAAAACGAGCTTCTCGGCGCTCTGCAGACCGTGACGGCCTATGCGGACCAGTATGACGACATTCTGAAGGAGATGTACCGGTAG